A single Myxococcus virescens DNA region contains:
- a CDS encoding transposase translates to MVRELVPDAFWQRVAPLLPAPKPKKKSGRPRADDRAALEAIVFVLRSGIPWEMLPRKQFGLSGMTAWRRLEEWTRAGVWEELQRRLLDE, encoded by the coding sequence ATGGTCCGAGAGCTCGTCCCCGACGCATTTTGGCAGCGTGTGGCCCCGCTGCTGCCAGCACCGAAGCCAAAGAAGAAGTCCGGACGTCCTCGTGCAGATGACCGCGCGGCCCTGGAGGCCATCGTCTTCGTGCTTCGCAGCGGAATCCCTTGGGAGATGCTGCCTCGCAAGCAATTCGGCCTCTCCGGGATGACTGCCTGGCGCCGGCTGGAGGAGTGGACGCGAGCGGGCGTGTGGGAGGAACTGCAGCGCCGACTCCTGGACGAGTT
- a CDS encoding IS630 family transposase: protein MRRRPESEKALPEGKGRQWLKRKQRQALLRWAAKSGCPLTYRRCLSVAAVGRGASCRAAAKALECATSTVVVAVRRYREGGRQALRDRREGNGRAKVDERFRERLVRALEGTPEDWGWCRPTWTRELLCQELARRGQVRVSVATMGRTLASLGARLKAAKPVVECPWRDWKRRRRLYELKCLEVFGPAHEPVLHVDEVDIHLNPKVGRDWCLPGQRRVVVTPGNNQKRYLAGALNTRTGQLTWVEGKSKASALFIQLLWRLASQYRRARRIHLVLDNASVHSSKKTLKALAQLGGRFVLHFLPPYCPQGNRIERVWLDLHANVTRNHRCRTMARLMARVHAYLSARNVQRSASPSLRRGDLRRSA from the coding sequence GTGCGCAGAAGACCTGAGAGCGAGAAGGCCCTGCCCGAGGGCAAAGGTAGGCAGTGGTTGAAGAGGAAGCAGCGGCAGGCGCTGCTTCGGTGGGCGGCCAAGAGTGGCTGCCCGCTCACCTATCGGAGGTGCCTGTCAGTCGCGGCCGTTGGGCGTGGAGCGTCGTGTCGCGCCGCTGCCAAGGCGCTGGAATGCGCCACCTCGACAGTGGTGGTCGCAGTACGACGCTACCGGGAGGGTGGGCGCCAGGCCCTTCGAGATAGACGGGAGGGCAACGGACGCGCCAAGGTGGACGAGCGGTTCCGCGAGAGGCTCGTCCGGGCGCTGGAGGGCACGCCCGAGGATTGGGGGTGGTGTCGCCCCACCTGGACCCGGGAGTTGCTGTGCCAGGAACTGGCCCGCCGAGGCCAGGTGCGCGTGTCCGTGGCGACCATGGGGCGCACGCTCGCCTCGCTCGGCGCCCGGCTCAAGGCGGCCAAGCCCGTCGTCGAATGTCCCTGGCGCGACTGGAAGCGACGCCGTCGGCTCTACGAGCTGAAGTGTCTCGAGGTGTTTGGGCCTGCCCACGAGCCCGTGCTTCACGTGGACGAGGTCGACATCCACCTCAACCCAAAGGTGGGGCGCGACTGGTGTCTGCCTGGGCAGCGACGGGTGGTGGTGACGCCCGGCAACAACCAGAAGCGCTACTTGGCTGGAGCGCTCAATACTCGCACGGGGCAGCTGACGTGGGTGGAAGGCAAGTCCAAGGCAAGTGCCCTCTTCATCCAGTTGCTGTGGCGTCTGGCAAGCCAGTACCGGCGGGCTCGCCGTATCCACCTCGTCCTCGACAACGCCTCTGTCCACTCCAGCAAGAAGACGCTCAAGGCCCTCGCGCAGCTCGGCGGACGATTCGTCCTCCATTTTCTGCCGCCGTACTGCCCCCAGGGCAATCGCATCGAGCGGGTGTGGCTCGACCTGCACGCAAACGTCACCCGCAATCACCGCTGCCGCACCATGGCCCGCCTCATGGCCCGCGTGCATGCCTACCTCTCCGCTCGCAATGTCCAGCGCTCCGCCAGTCCATCCCTGCGCCGAGGCGACCTCAGACGCTCTGCCTGA